tgcctttttgtttttatacgAGGTAGAACTGCATCTGGAGACGTTGTTCCTATtaacttagaaattgaagctacgtGTCGGCGTAACAAcgctgcaagaagaagaagggagcaAGACATAGAAGGAAGTAGTTACACCTCACCTCCTCCTTCTCCAAATTATGCTCAGATGGACGGGGAACCGGCACAAAGAGTCACACTAGAGGACTTCTCTAATACCACCACTCCTCAGTTCTTTACAAGTATCACAAGGCCGGAAGTCCAAGCAGATCTCCTACTCAAGGGAACCTCTTCCATGGTCTTCCAAATGAAGATCCATATGCGCATCTAGCCTCATACATAGAGATATGCAGCACCGTTAAAATCGCCGGAGTTCCAAAAGATGCGATACTCCTtaacctcttttccttttccctagCAGGAGAGGCAAAAAGATGGTTGCACTCCTTTAAAGGCAATAGCTTAAGAACATGGGAAGAAGTAGTGGAAAAATTCTTAAAGAAGTATTTCCCAGAGTCAAAGACCGTCGAACGAAAGATGGAGATTTCTTATTTCCATCAATTTCTGGATGAATCCCTTAGCGAAGCACTAGACCATTTCCACGGATTGCTAAGAAAAACACCAACACACAGATACAGCGAGCCAGTACAACTAAACATATTCATCGATGACTTGCAACCTTAATCGAAACAGCTACTAGAGGGAAGATCAAGCTGAAGACTCCCGAAGAAGCGATGGAGCTCGTCGAGAACATGGCGGCTAGCGATCAAGCAATCCTTCATGATCACACTTATGTTCCCACAAAAAGAAGCCTCTTGGAGCTTAGCACGCAGGACGCAACTTTGGTACAAAACAAGCTGTTGACGAGGCAGATAGAAGCCCTCATCGAAACCCTCAGCAAGCTGCCTCAACAATTACAAGCGATAAGTTCTTCCcactcttctgttttgcaggtagaAGAATGCCCCACATGCAGAGGGACACATGAGCCTGGACAATGTGCAAGCCAACAAGACCCCTCTCGTGAAGTAAATTATATAGGCATACTAAATCGTTACGGATTTCAGGGCTACAACCAGGGAAATCCATCTGGATTCAATCAAGGGGCAACAAGATTTAATCACGAGCCACCGGGGTTTAATCAAGGAAGAAACTTCATGCAAGGCTCAAGTTGGACGAATAAAGGAAATCAATATAAGGAGCAAAGGAACCAACCACCATACCAGCCACCATACCAGCACCCTAGCCAAGGTCCGAATCAGCAAGAAAAGCCCACCAAAATAGAGGAACTGCTGCTGCAATTCATCAAGGAGACAAGATCACATCAAAAGAGCACGGATGCAGCCATTCGGAATCTAGAAGTTCAAATGGGCCAACTGGCGCATGACAAAGCCGAACGGCCCACTAGAACTTTCGGTGCTAACATGGAGAAGAACcccaaggaagaatgaaaagcAGTACTGACTTGAGGGCAGAGAAGAGCGCAGGAGGAGGGTAAGGTTGAAGGAGAAGACTGGCCAGAAGAAGGAAGGACAGAGAagacagaagaagaagagaaggtggCATCACCACCTAAGACCAAGAGCCAGAGAGCAAGGGAAGCCAAGAAGGAAGAACCACTAGCCCTTCCACAGGATCTCCCATATCTTATGGCACCCACCAAGAAGAACAAGGAGCGTTACTTTAGACGTTTCTTGGAAATATTCAAAGGGTTAGAAATCACTATGCCATTCGGGGAAGCCTTACAGCAGATGCCCCTCTACTCCAAATTTATGAAAGACATCCTCACCAAGAAGGGGAAGTATATTGACAACGAGAATATTGTGGTAGGAGGCAATTGCAGTGCGATAATACAAAGGAAGCTACCCAAGAAGTTTAAAGACCCCGGAAGTGTTACCATCCCGTGCACCATTGGGAAGGAAGCCGTAAACAAGGCCCTCATTGATCTAAGAGCAAGTATCAATCTGATGCCCTTGTCAA
The Glycine max cultivar Williams 82 chromosome 16, Glycine_max_v4.0, whole genome shotgun sequence genome window above contains:
- the LOC100811017 gene encoding uncharacterized protein, with product MELVENMAASDQAILHDHTYVPTKRSLLELSTQDATLVQNKLLTRQIEALIETLSKLPQQLQAISSSHSSVLQVEECPTCRGTHEPGQCASQQDPSREVNYIGILNRYGFQGYNQGNPSGFNQGATRFNHEPPGFNQGRNFMQGSSWTNKGNQYKEQRNQPPYQPPYQHPSQGPNQQEKPTKIEELLLQFIKETRSHQKSTDAAIRNLERRAQEEGKVEGEDWPEEGRTEKTEEEEKVASPPKTKSQRAREAKKEEPLALPQDLPYLMAPTKKNKERYFRRFLEIFKGLEITMPFGEALQQMPLYSKFMKDILTKKGKYIDNENIVVGGNCSAIIQRKLPKKFKDPGSVTIPCTIGKEAVNKALIDLRASINLMPLSMCKRIGNLKIDPTKMTLQLADRSITRPYGVVEDVLVKVRHFTFPVDFFIMDIEEDTEIPLILGRPFMLTANCVVDMGNGNLELTIDNQKITFDLIKAMKYPQEGWKCFRIEEIDEEDVSFLETP